The genomic region GAAGTGCGCGATAAAGTAGGCCCCAAACGGTCCTAAAGCTTCATCAAGAACGAGGTGACGACCCAAGGGAGTCACCGAAGTTTTGGACGAAGTCGGCCTGCGCAAGTGACATCGCTTTCCTTGACCTGGTATGCCCCATCGGCCGATGACGGTATAACCATCGTCGATATTGCCGCCTTGTGCAAGTTTACCTTGAGACGCACGGCTGTGCGGTGACGCAGGGGGAGTCCCGCGTCATCGAATCGGTCCTCGTTCGCGACGGCCACGCGCTCTCCCCGACGCTTGCCGATGCGGACACGGCGATCATCGTCACCTGCGCCGTGGTGGAACGGACCGAGCGCGACATGGCCCGACGCATCGCGGCCCTCAAGGAGTCTGGAAAGGACGTGATCGTCACCGGCTGCCTCGCGACGTCACGCGCCGACCTCATCCGCGACATCGCCCCCCAAGCCATCATCCTCCCGCCGCAAGGCGTCGCCCACGCGTCGACCGTCATCGAGACAGGGGTCGTGCCTCCTAAGAAAGACCCGCGCGTCCGGGTACGGCGCCAGGACTCGGCGCCCGTGGAGACCATTGTCATCAACGACGGGTGCACGGGGAACTGCTCGTTTTGCATCACGAAGCTAGCGCGACCCGGATTGGAGACGTTCTCAATCGACGACATCACCGCCGACGTCCGCGACGCGGTCGATGCGGGCGCAGTCGAGATCCGGCTCACGAGCATGGACACCGCCGCCTACGGCGCAGGCACGGGGCCGCGGTTACCGGCGCTTCTTCAACGCGTCTCGCGCGTCGACGGCGATTTCCGGGTGCGCGTAGGGATGATGAACCCCTTCGCGCTCGAACCAATACTCGACGACCTCATCGAGGCCTTCCGAGAGCCCAAACTGTTCAAGTTCCTCCACCTACCCGTCCAATCGGGAAGCGACCCGATTCTCACGGCGATGGGGCGTCATCACACGGCCGCCGATTTCAAGGACATCGTTGCCAGGTTCAGGGCGGAGTTCCCGGACATCACCATCGCGACGGACGTGATCACCGGCTTCCCGGAGGAGGATGAAACGGCGTTCGAAGCGACCGTGCGCCTCCTCGACGACGTTTCCCCCGACATCATCAACATCACCCGGTTCTCGCGGCGCCCCGGGACCCGCGCCGACGCATTCGGCGGGCAGGTGCCGTCGCGCGTCGCGACCGACCGAAGCCGCATCCTTACGAAGCATAGGCTGCGGACATCGCGCGAGCGCCTCCGGCGCCACGTCGGCCGACGCGTTCGCGTGCTCGCCACGGAGCGACTCCGACAGGGCTCCGTCGTAGGCAGGACGCAGGAATACCGGCAGGTGGTCTTGCCCGACGTTCCCCTTGCGAGATGGTACGACGTGGAGGTCACCGGTTCGACGGATCATTGGCTCGTCGGCGAAATCGTCTCAGGCGGGGTCGCGCCGACAGAGACCTCCCATCAGGCCGAATAGGTAGGGTCGGGGAAGAAGTAGTAGCGGAAGAATTTCGCAGCCGGCGGCGCCGCGTCGTTGCTGTACCAGACGAAATGAATCTCGTTTCCCGGCTCGACGAGACCGTCCGCTGGCGAGGCCGGATCGTACGGGCCGGCCCTCGCGGCGTTGTAGACCTTGTGCGTTTCGTCCACATGGATGCGCTCGGTGGCGGCCATCACGTGAGCCTTCCAGGTCGTCTTGTTGGAATGCGGATCCCGGAAAGGCAGACCGTTCCTGTAGACGCGGGCGTCGCCCCACGCGGCGGCGCGGACCAAGATCTCCGGGACGAGCGTGTCCCCGACGCCGCTTGCGCCATGCTCGTGGATGTTGAAGGCGACGCCGCCATCGTGGAAGGGCCTTGATTCCGTGAACCGGTCGAAGATGACCAAGAAGTTCGCGCCTGAATCGGTGACGTTCACTTCTACGAGGCCGCTATTCGCGGTGTTCGATAAGCTCACGGCGATCCGCCCATCGATTGAGTGGACGTTCTTCGCCTCATAATCATAGGTGCCGCTCGTGGCGAAACCGCCGGTCGCGGACGCCGTCAACGTGTCCCCTCCAAGCCCGACGCAGCCCGCGACAAGAAGGAGGCCTAAGAGGAACGTTGCCGTTTCGCGCCTGCCCTTGCGCACGCGCGTGAAGCATGGCGACGTTACTTAACGGTTGCCCGATGTGCGCGGCTTAGAAGACAGCATACGTTTAAATCAGATGAGCGAATTGGAGAGCCGGGGTATCCCAAGGATGAAAGTATCTGAACTTCGCGACCGCGCCAAGGTCGACACGATCGACGTCGAGGTCGTCAAGAAGGAAGAACCGCGCGAATTCACTTCCAAGTACGGTGATTCCGGCATGGTCTGCGACGCCGTCGTGAAGGACGAGACGGGCGAGGTGGATCTCACGCTCTGGAACGACGAGATCCAAAAGGTAAGCGTCGGGAACAAGATCCGCATCACCAACGGGTGGGTCTCGGCGTTTCGGGGAAAGAACAAGCTCTCCGCCGGAAAGTACGGAAAACTCGAAGTCCTCTAGTGCATCCCGCGTCCTTCGATCCGGTTTTCCTTCCATATCAAAGCGTAGGCTCTGAAACGCAACCCTTAAGAGCCATCCTTCCCACAAGTATCCTGAAGAGAAGATGGACCCCCAGGGGTTGCCGCACACCGGCGGTCATTCGGGTCTGCCGGAACCAACGCCGAGACTCCCGATCGAGACGCTTCGCGACTATTATGTGACGCGTTTCGGCGGATTCTCCGAGGACCTGACGGAAGGCGAGATCGGCATCAATGCCACCGCTTTGGAACTTAACACCCGCCTCGAACGCGCCACCGCCGTCCTCCTCATGAAGATCCACGCATTGACCCGGATACCACTGCATTTCCGTCGGATGTTCACCATAGTACCGATCGACGATTCGATGCCGGGCGCATTGGCGCACACGCTACAGGGCCAAGCCGTCCTCTCGCCGTGGGACGCCATCGAAGGCGGGTGGCGCGAACATTACGATCTTCTGGAAGGGGATGAGATCATCATCAATTCGATGCCCGCAAGATGGAGGCTCCCGGAGAACCTCTTGAGACGGCTTTCGACGGGCGGTTGAAAGACTTCATTAACGGCCCAACCGCTTGCATCCTGTTGCCCGAGATGTTCGACATCGTGGACGCCGATGATCAAGTCATCGGCCAAGCCTCCCGTGCGGAGGTCCATCGACGAAGGCTCCTCCACAGGAGCGTCCACGTTTACGTTTTCAACTCCAAGGGCGAGCTCTACCTTCAACACCGCAGCATGAAAAAAGACCTCTATCCCGGAAAATGGACGGGCTCCGCGTCCGGACATCTTGGTCCCGGCGAATCCTACGCCTCGGCGGCACGGCGCGAACTGAAGGAGGAACTCGGCGTCGACTGCGACATGCACGAGGCGTATCGTTTCGACTACGAGGGGCGCGAGGAGCGGGAAAAGAGCGCGCTGTTCCTGGCGCGCCACGACGGGCCGATGGCCCACAACAGGGAGGAAGTCTCCGACGGGAGATTTGAAACGCTTGCGACGGTCGAAGCGTGGCTTCGCGAACGGCCCGATGATTTCGCGCCCGGGTTCCAAGTCGGGTTCGAGAAGTTCCTACGCGAAGGGCCCGCGCTTCCCCTCGTTGGCGATCCCGGGGACAAGAGACGCAGGGGGCTGTGAAGCACGGGCGCGCAATCAGCCATGGCCTGCGCGTTGATCCTGGTCTTGTCAGTCACCGGGTGCCTGCGTCCGCCCAGCGACGCTAAGAACCTGACGGCCGTCGATGATGTCACCGCCGGCGGCATGTCCGACGACGAGGGCCCGGGCGATGGCGCCGCGGGGGACACGGAAGGCGAGGATGCACCCTCGGATGAGGGCGCCGGAACGGGGCCAGATGAGAACGCCGACATGAACGGCACTGGTGACGACTCCATTGGGGGTTCAGAAACGGATGCCGGTGGCGCCTCGATCACCGGGTTGCGGCCGGTGGCGAAACCTTGGGGCGATGTGGACGATTTCGCCTACCAGCTCCAGGACCTTGACCTCGTCCAAATCGGGGCGAGCCGCTTCGACCTCGTTGTCATCGATTATTCGCGCGACGGCACGGACCCCGGCCGCTTCACCCACGCCGAGATCGACGCGTTGAGGAACGGTTCCGGCGGACCGAAGCTCGTGCTCGCTTACGTGAGCATTGGCGAAGCCGAGGATTACCGCTACTACTGGAACGCGTCGTGGGACGCCGATGGAGACGGCGTGCCGGACGCCGATTCGCCCGCATGGCTTGGGCCCGAGAATCCGGAGTGGCCGGGAAACTACAAGGTGCGTTATTGGGACGCCGCGTGGCGTGCGATCGTTTTCGATTACATGGACCGGATCGTCAAGGCAGGGTTCGACGGCGTGTACTTGGACATCATCGACGCTTACGAGTACTGGGGCCCCGGCGGCGAGAGCGGCCTTGAACGCGCGAGCTCAGAGGCGGAGATGGTAGAACTTGTGAAAAGCATCGGGGAGCACGCCCGTTCCACCCGGGGAAGGGTCGGTTTTGGGCTGTTCCCGCAAAACGGCGAAGCGCTCGCCGTCCATGACGACTATGTGTCCGCCATAAGCGGCATCGGCAAGGAAGACACGTGGTACAACGACGACACGCCGCAGGGAACCACCCACACGGAAAAAGTGACCTCCATGCTCGACGTCTTCCGCGCCGCCGGGAAACTCGTTCTAACGACCGATTACGCGACGAAGACCGCGTCGATCGATGATGTCTTCCTTGAGAGCCGGTCACGAGGGTACGTGCCCTACGCAACGGTGCGAAGCCTCGATCGCCTCTCGGTCCCGGAGGGCCACCCGCCAGACTAGGTCGAAGGCGCATCCGCGTCGGCGAAACTGGCGTAAGCATTGAACGTGACGGATCGGGCCGCGACCCTCACGACGACCGCCGGCCTCTCGTTCGGGACCTCGAAATCCGTCTTCCACGAGCCACCCCACTCTGCGACACGCACCCGCGCATCATGCAGGCCCTCTCCAAGTTCGAGCGAGAAGTGGAGGTATTTCCCCGTTCCATTGCTCGCTGGGATAGGGCCGATCCAAAGCGTCGAGTTGTCGACGGACAGCATGACGTCGACGGTCTCTTCCACACCCGGTGAACCGCGTAACTCGAAGATCACCGTCTGCCTGAAATCAGTGGGCAGGTCCTTCGGTTTCGAATCTGCGGGGAGGTCGACGCATCCGGCGAGGGCCAAAGACGCCGCGATCGATGCCAGGACGATTCCGGACCACACCCCTGTCTTCTTTCCGTTCATTCCTTCCTCTCCATCCATCCACGTTCCATCGCGTATTTGAATAGCCGTTTCGTGGTCTGCGTCTCGTTTCCCGTGACCGTCACGCTCGTGCCCCACGAATAGCGAACCCCCTTCTCGTAGTCCTTGAAGGTCTTCCTCACCACGTATTCGACGGGCTTTCCCGTCTCTTGGAACTCCTGTAGCCGCGTGAGAGTCCTGGTGCTCGAGAAGTTCCCGGTGAAAAGGCCGACGTTGCGTTTTGCGACGACGGCGATCTTCGTGACGACGGCGTCGAGGAAGTGCCTGTCGTGGCTTACGACGAGCATCGTGCCGTCGTACTCCGCCAGCGCTTTCTCTATCACGTCCTGCGAGGCGAGGTCGAGGTGGTTCGTAGGTTCGTCGAGGACGAGGAAATTGGTCTCGCCGATGAGGAACTTTGCAAGGGCGAGACGTGCTTTCTCGCCGCCGGAGAGTTTTCCAGCCGTCTTGAATGCGTCCTCGCCTCTGAAGAGGAACCTTCCGAGGATACCTCTCGCCTCCTCGTCGGCCATCTTCGGGCGGACCGACCGCACTTCCTCGATGAGTTTTCGGTTCGGGTCCAATCCCGCATGCTCCTGGTCGAAGAAACCGAGTTTCACCCCGGGCGCCATGTGGATGCGGCCCTTCGTCGCTTTCTCAAGTCCCACGATCATGCGAAGGATGGTCGTCTTTCCGCAGCCGTTCGGACCTATGAGGCCTATCTTGTCGCCCTTGGAGATATGCATCTCCGAGTTCTCGAGCAGCACATCGTCGCCGAAGCGCTTCGAGACGCCCTCGAAGGCGAGGACCTCGTTGCTGCTCTTGTGCGCCGCTTCGAGCTTCATGTTGAACGTCTTCTGCCTGAGACCCGCCGGTTCCGAGTCGCGTTTCATCTTATGAAGGCGGGTCATCTTCGACCTCGCCTGCGCGTCGAAACGGTTCCTGCGCTTGATCTCCTCGATTATCTGGATCTGCCGCTGGACCTCGTCGAACTCGCGCCGCCGTTTGGCGTCCATGGCGCGCGTGTACGCGGCCTTTTGATCCTTGTAATCGGTGAAGTTCCCGTCCCATTCGACGACGTGGTGGTTGTCGAGTTCAAGGATCTTCGTCGCGAGATTGTCCATCAGGTACTGGTCATGGGCGACGAGTATGAGCCCGCGGTTGTAGCGCTCGACGAGGAACTCCTCGAGCCACTCCACGGTCTCGATGTCGAGGTGGTTCGTCGGTTCGTCGAGCATGAGAAGGTCCATCTCTTCCCAGTTCGCAAGGGCTTTCGCGAGGAGCACCCGCGTTTTCTGCCCCCCCGAGAGTTCCTTCATCTTCGTCTCCATCTCGACGTCTTCGAGGCCGAGTTCGTTGAGCATCGTGAGCGCCGCCGACGCGCTTCCCTTCGAGGAAAGGCTCTGGACCTCCCGCTGGAGTTCGCTATAGTGCGTGAGCACGTCCTCGTAACCCGGCGCCTCGTAGAAGCGCGGATCGGCCATCCGTTCCTCGATGTCGTGGATCTCTCCTTCGAGGTTCGTGACCTGGGTGGACTTCACGGTGAGAAGGCTCCCGACGGTCGCGTCAGGAGCGAACTCGAACTGCTGCGTCATGTAACCGTAGCGCATCCGGTTGTCGACGTACATGTCTCCCGTCTCCGGCTTGAGGCGTCCAGTGATGAGGCCGAGGATAGTGGTCTTTCCAGCGCCGTTGGGGCCGAAAAGCGCGATGCGCTCGCCCTCCTCTATCTTGAAACGGGCGTCGGCCAGCACGCGACGTGAACCGTAGGCGAATGAGACGCCGTCGGCGGCGACCAAAAGGCGGGTCATTTACAGGAGCGGAAGAGGCACACCCATTGGATAAATACTAAGCGCAGAAACAGGCCACGCTGTTACCCCGAAGCGGGCATCGATCAAAGACTTGTGCTGATGAACGTCTTGGTGTCTATGACGCCCGCGATAGTGCGTATCTTCCCCACGACGACCTCGGTGACGTCATCTGCGTTGTTCGCCTCGATCTTGCAGATCACATCGAACTCGCCGAAGAGCCCGTACTTCTCCTTTATCTGCGGGATCTTCTCGAGGGCCTTGAAGACGTCATGCTCCTTGCCTGGCGCTGTGCGGACAAGTACGTAGCCAAGCATGGGCATGGCTTGGTCATAATCAATGGTTTATAAAAAGGTGTCTGGGCGTCGTTCTGGCGGGCTACAACGAGTCCTGCATCGGAATCCCCCCTCCGTGGACGCGGGGTTCATTCTAAACGGCCGCGCAAATGGAAGCGTGGGGCCCGTTACTGGACCAATGGGAGCATGTCGGCTTCCTCCACACGGAATTGGAGGAGTCGCTTCTCATGGCCGGCCTCAACGCGGGGCTCCTAAGGAGCGCTAGGTTGGTCACGTAACCTGGCGCGACTGGTTCGTCGGTGACCTCGCCAGCGCCCCGACCGCCCTGGTGGACGCGAAGCTTCCACCGGGCCTAGCGGACCGCAGTCCGCGTCGGAGCCTCGGAAGGAGGCGAGGGAGGGGAGAGCTTGCCAGCATTGAGCAGGATTGCTGGGCAACGAAGTTGCCCAATCAATCTGGACGTCCTTAACGCGGCCGAACAGACAGAACCTGCCGGCCGTCGGCCGCTTCGCGCCTGTCTCGCTCGAATCGGGAGGCCCGGAAGCGACCGCCCGGGTGCTCATGACCATTGACCAATTTATTCCGAACATCCGCCTCGCGCTCGAGGAGCTTGAACGGCAGGCCGGCCTCATCGAGGCCCGGTTCAAGGGCGCCCAGGAGGAGGCGGCAAAGTACGCGAGACGCATGAAGGACCAGGACAGGGGATACGCGTAAGGGACAACAGAGTGTTTGACGGTTGACCGATTGATTTACAAGGGGAGGAGCGCCGTTGTTTTCCAGGGACCATGCGTGTGAAGCTAGTCGCCTTGATGTTGATGGTGATCTTCGCAGGCACAGCCGCCCATGGCGGCGCAACGCACGTTTCCGACGATAAGATCCCCTGGGGATGCCCGGCCCCCGACTGCATCCCTGCAATTACGACGCCACGCTTCACGGACGAATCCTATCTCCGCGACGATGAGCTCGTAATAGGGGTCTCAATCGACGGCGATGCAAGGGCGTATCCGGTGAAGGTCCTCGACTGGCACGAGATCGTTGACGACACGGTGGGCGGAAAGCCCCTCGCAGTCACCTATTGTCCGCTCTGCGGAAGCGCAGTGGCCTATGAGAGGACCGTGCAGGGACAGATCCTGACGTTCGCCGTGTCCGGTCGGCTCTACAAGAACGACCTTGTGATGTATGACCGGGAAACGGGTACGCTCTGGGCCCAGATCCCCGGCGAGGGCATCCGTGGCGTGTTGCACGGCGTCAAGCTCCAAACGGAGCAGACCAGCGTCCTCACGTGGGGGGAGTGGCGGTCAAGCCACCCGGCAACGAAACTTCTCGCCCTACCCGACACCTACCCCTCGTCGCAATACGACCGCTACCCATACGGCTCATACCGCGACAATCGGCAGATCGGGATTTCGGGCCGGGAGCGAAGCGACGTGGCGGGACTGCATCCAAAGGCGTTCGTAGCGGGGATCCAATTGCTTGGGGAGGCGAGGGCGTACACCTTCGAATCGCTCTCGCGCCTCGCCGTCGTCAACGACACTCTCGGAGGCGTCCCCAACGTCGTGGCTTTGGTCGAAGGCGAGGTGCACGCCTACGAACGCGGGGACCGGCAGTTCGTCGCCGGGCCTGGGCCAGGGAACATGGTGGATGGGAGCGGACGCATCTACGGTGTCCGATGCGGTTGCGAGACTTACGGTGGCGAGGCCCTGCAACGTGTCGACGTGGTCAACCTCTTCTGGTTCGCTTGGTACGATTTCCACCCGGACACGACCGTTTTCAACGCTTCCGGCGAACCCTTTAGGCCAACGGCGGGGCCGCGTGAGACCTCAGCCGCGGGGCCGTTCGTCACGGGGTTCGCGCTCATCGCGACCGCCGCCGCGCTCGCGTTGTTCCTTCGTGGACGCAGCTCGAAGTAACCTGTACGTCGCAACGAGGCCCAACACGAAGAGCGACGCCCAGACCACCTGCGGGACGGCCACGGTCGCGGCCAAGAGGCGGTCGTTGAGTTCGCCGTAGATGTCCGTGAGGCCCCACGCGGCGTATTGTTCGGTGAGAGCGAGCGTGCCGTCGAAAACGATAAAGGCGCCGCCAAGCGCGATGAGGACGACGCCGGTAAGGAGGCGTGTCGTGGTCGTGGCGCCCACAACCGGTAACGCGAGCGGACGCGCATGAAAGAGGCCGCCTCGGATGAGCTTCGTCCGGTCCCCGACAACGGCTAGTGCGAAGAGCGGCGTGACAATCCCGAGCGCGAACACGAGGAAGAGGAGGATCGCCTCAGCCGTGCCGAACGCGCTTCCAAGGGCGAGAAGCTGGATGGCCCCGATGATGGGCGCGGTGCACGACGAGGTGGCGAGCCCGAAGACGAGGCCCATGACATAGACGCGAGGCGTTTCGTCGTTTCCCGCAAGCATGGCTCTGGCAGTGAGGTGGCCGGCCGAGCGCGAGGAGAGCGCGGCCCACGGGGCAAACCCGACGATCGTCACTAACCCCAAAAGAATCAAGATCGCGCCGCCGGCCTGGAAGAATAGCGTCCTGTTCATGATGAAAAGGTCCGAGAAGAGCGAGGTCGCGAACCCGATCGGGACGAAAACCGTCGCAAGGCCCAAGTAGAAGACGTAAGTCATCTCGATGAGGCGACCCCGGTTCGTGAACGAGTACGCGAAGAAGGCCGGTATGATAGCGCCCGAGCAGGGGGAGAGGAAAGCGAGCACGCCGGCCAGGTACGCGGCCGGAAAGGTCACCAATATGGGGACAGGCATGACGCCGGGCGCAAGCCCCGCCCCTAAGAGGCGCCCAGAGAGGGAAAGGACGCTTGCGAGCCCTGCCACGAGGATGGTAAGCACGCGCGCGTCCCAAACGCCGATTCCCGCTCTCGGGCCGCGTCTCTCCATGGTCCGGGACGCGCTTGATCGCCCGTCCACTTCAGCCGCGCCCCAAGGCCGCGTTTATCGCCTGTGCGAAGACCGGGTACGGCTGGGCCCCGCTGATGAATTGGACGTGGCCATCCGGGGCGACAACGAAAAACGACGGCGTGCCCCGGGCACCGGCCTTCTGCCCGTCGGACAGGTCTCGGCTCACTTCCGACCGCTTCGCTTTCGCGGTGAAGCACGATCTCCAAGCTTCGGCGTCAAGACCTGCCGAACCGGCGTACGTGACGCCCGCGGACTCGATCGCGGCGTCGCCACGCCGGCCGTATTCGAGGTTCAGGTTCGCTTGGTCCCGGTAGAACCACGACGTGAAGTTCCAGTACGAGGCGGTGCGTTGCGCGAAGGCGCACTCGCGCGCGAGCATGCCGGGAGCACCCCATGGGTTTCCCCCGGAGAATTCGCGGCCGATGATCCGGACGCTGCCGGGGTCCACGTAATCGGCCACGATGCGGGAAAGCGTGTCGTCGTGGAATCGCTTGCAGAACGGACAATCGGGGTCCTCGAAGAGCACGAGTGCCACGGGAGCCGAATCGTTTCCGAGGGTGGGTTGGCCGTGCCCGACGACGAGCGCCGCGGTATCGCCGACGTCCCTTGCCGCGATCTGTTGGCTTGCTCCCGAAAGCCATGTCGCCAGAAGCACGCCGAACGCGATCGCGCCGATGCCAACAACGAGAAGGGCGGCGCCGCCGAGTAGCCTTCGCCTGGCGGCCGGACCGTGGGCGTGCGCGTCGTGCGCCTTCAGGTGTCTCGCCGTTTTGAACGTCTTTCCGCATCGGGGGCAGCGGCGCGTTCCTTGGCCGGCGGCGGCCATGATCTCCCTATCGGCTCCTTGTGGAGCCCTCGGCGGGGATCGCGTACCCGGAGAGGAGCATCGTCCCCATGGTCGTGAGCTTGATGATGAGCCTCCCGCGCGTGCCCCGGTCGATCTCGACGAGGCCGAGCTCTTCGAGCCCTTTGTTTTCGCGGCCCCCGCGCAGGTGGTACGAGAGGAGGGACTTGTCCACGCCGGAGGTCTCCGAGAGCTTCTGTAGGCTATCGCTTGCGCCACCCTCCGCCGCGAGAGCCCGCAGTATCGAGAGCTTGCTCTCGCTGATGAGTTCCTGGTAACTGAACTTGAGCACGGGGAACAGCATCGGCTTTCCATTTTCCACGCCGAATGCCTTTAGCCCGTTCACGAACGCTGCCGAGAGCGCAGCACAGCCGGACATGCGAGTCCCCGAAGCCACGTTCACGTAGATGTCGTCGTAACGCACGGAGACGTCTGACACGACCTCGCTGACCTTCCGAAGAACGCCGAGAAGCACGTCCCCTTCGACCTTGACAAGGTCGATCTCCATTTTGAGGGGGTCAAGGAGGCCCCGTACGCGGCGGGCCGTGGCCTCGAATTCCGGGGTGAAGATCAAGATGAGCTTGCTCACCGGGTACTCCCGAACACCGACCATTATTGGGTCCGTGTCCTCGCCGACGGTCGCGATCTGGAGAATGCCCACGGAATATCGTAGAGAAGGTCAATGCCTTGAAGGTTCTCTTGAACCGTTGTGCCGCGTTGGCCTATTTTCGGGCGACGGCGACGGCGTAACCTATGTCCCCGGCACGAAGCGCCCCGCCGAGGGCGGTCGCGAATGCAAGGCCCCTAGCGGCCGTTTCGCTTCCTGCCGAGGCGGCGGTTTCGAGGAGACCATACACATCCATCCGCTCAAGGACTCGGCTTCGGAATTCCACGAGCGCGTCGGAGCGATCAGCGTAAAGGTCAATGCGAAGTCCGGACGCGTTCAAAAGGCGCTCAAGGCTCTTTCGCGGGAGCGCTTCACGCAGGCAAGCGAGGGAGAATACGGGGTCGCGCAGGGCTTCCTGGGGCCCTTCGAGGGTGACGTCGCTCATGACCAAACGCCCTCCCGGGACCAGCACGCGACGCATCTCCGCGAGCACCACCGCCGGCTCGCCGGTGAGGCAAAGCGAGCATTCCACGAACGCGGCGTCGAAGCTCTCGCTCATGAACGGGAGGTCGCCTCCGGTCCCCATCACGAGGGCGTCGGCGCCTGCGGATCTCGCGCGTCGGAGAAGCGGGCGCGACGGATCCAATCCCACTGACGTTGCCCCGTGGCCGCGTGAAAGTGTTTCGAGTGTCGATCCTGGGCCGCATGCGACGTCGAGCACACGGCAGCCCGGTGCGATACGAGCGAGCCTTGCAAGCTCACTCGTGAGCGCGGCCCCACCGGGGTGGAGACTGCGGCCGAGGATAGCCTCGATGAGCGGCTCTTCATATCCTCGCATGTTTGCGCTCACGAGACGCACCGCCTCCCTTCGAGTTCGAGCCGTTCCCTGAACACGTACTTCCCCGCCTCGTCTGTCATGTTGTACGCGCAGAACGGCACGAGGCCCCCTTTGGGATCCGGGACGCCCACGCAACAATTCATGAGGCGCCTCGTGTCGGCGGAACCGAGATCCATAAAACCCATTATGGAGACCGTCAGGCTCCGCTTCAGAAGCTCGCCGGCCGCGCCGGGCACCGGCAGGGCGCACGCGCAGGCGATTTCGACCACGCGGTCGCGGCCCCGCTGCGTCGACGCCATGACTTCGAGGTAGTCCTTCTCACGCACCCTCGACAGCACCTCGGCGAGTACGCCCGGCGATACGAACCGCGTGAGGGGGACCGGGCCCGCGGGCGTCTTCAGGATGACGGTCGCCGCCGAACAGAAGGCCGAACAGCAAGGTACCGGGACGATATCCGTTTCGCGCAGT from Euryarchaeota archaeon harbors:
- a CDS encoding cytochrome c biogenesis protein CcdA, with the translated sequence MDGRSSASRTMERRGPRAGIGVWDARVLTILVAGLASVLSLSGRLLGAGLAPGVMPVPILVTFPAAYLAGVLAFLSPCSGAIIPAFFAYSFTNRGRLIEMTYVFYLGLATVFVPIGFATSLFSDLFIMNRTLFFQAGGAILILLGLVTIVGFAPWAALSSRSAGHLTARAMLAGNDETPRVYVMGLVFGLATSSCTAPIIGAIQLLALGSAFGTAEAILLFLVFALGIVTPLFALAVVGDRTKLIRGGLFHARPLALPVVGATTTTRLLTGVVLIALGGAFIVFDGTLALTEQYAAWGLTDIYGELNDRLLAATVAVPQVVWASLFVLGLVATYRLLRAASTKEQRERGGGRDEREPRDERPRG
- a CDS encoding thioredoxin domain-containing protein, whose translation is MAAAGQGTRRCPRCGKTFKTARHLKAHDAHAHGPAARRRLLGGAALLVVGIGAIAFGVLLATWLSGASQQIAARDVGDTAALVVGHGQPTLGNDSAPVALVLFEDPDCPFCKRFHDDTLSRIVADYVDPGSVRIIGREFSGGNPWGAPGMLARECAFAQRTASYWNFTSWFYRDQANLNLEYGRRGDAAIESAGVTYAGSAGLDAEAWRSCFTAKAKRSEVSRDLSDGQKAGARGTPSFFVVAPDGHVQFISGAQPYPVFAQAINAALGRG
- a CDS encoding helix-turn-helix transcriptional regulator; its protein translation is MGILQIATVGEDTDPIMVGVREYPVSKLILIFTPEFEATARRVRGLLDPLKMEIDLVKVEGDVLLGVLRKVSEVVSDVSVRYDDIYVNVASGTRMSGCAALSAAFVNGLKAFGVENGKPMLFPVLKFSYQELISESKLSILRALAAEGGASDSLQKLSETSGVDKSLLSYHLRGGRENKGLEELGLVEIDRGTRGRLIIKLTTMGTMLLSGYAIPAEGSTRSR
- a CDS encoding methyltransferase domain-containing protein, which encodes MSANMRGYEEPLIEAILGRSLHPGGAALTSELARLARIAPGCRVLDVACGPGSTLETLSRGHGATSVGLDPSRPLLRRARSAGADALVMGTGGDLPFMSESFDAAFVECSLCLTGEPAVVLAEMRRVLVPGGRLVMSDVTLEGPQEALRDPVFSLACLREALPRKSLERLLNASGLRIDLYADRSDALVEFRSRVLERMDVYGLLETAASAGSETAARGLAFATALGGALRAGDIGYAVAVARK